A genomic stretch from Catellatospora citrea includes:
- a CDS encoding ABC transporter permease encodes MSTTTVAPDATAYTPSAETIAAVLAPGEKPRRPGPLSASLTFGWRAMLKIKHVPEQLFDVTMFPIIMTLMFTYLFGGALAGSPREYLQYLLPGIMVTSVVMITMYTGVGLNTDIEKGVFDRFRTLAVWRPAALVGMILGDVLRYVLAATVIMGVGMVLGFRPGGGVMGVLAGIGLLVVFSFAFSWIWTWLGLILRSEKSVMGVSMLVLFPLTFLSNVFVQPTTMPGWLQAFVDVNPITHLVAAVRSVMAGAPDAGAITWVLVASAVCTAVFGALTMYRYNRK; translated from the coding sequence ATGAGCACGACGACCGTCGCCCCTGACGCCACGGCCTACACGCCGTCGGCCGAGACCATCGCCGCGGTGCTGGCACCCGGCGAGAAGCCGCGCCGTCCCGGCCCGCTGTCGGCGTCGCTGACCTTCGGCTGGCGCGCCATGCTGAAGATCAAGCACGTGCCCGAGCAACTGTTCGACGTCACGATGTTCCCGATCATCATGACGCTGATGTTCACCTACCTGTTCGGCGGCGCACTGGCCGGATCGCCGCGCGAATACCTGCAGTACCTGCTGCCCGGCATCATGGTCACCAGCGTTGTCATGATCACGATGTACACCGGGGTCGGCCTCAACACCGACATCGAGAAGGGCGTCTTCGACCGCTTCCGCACCCTGGCGGTATGGCGGCCGGCAGCGCTGGTCGGCATGATCCTCGGCGACGTGCTCCGCTACGTGCTGGCCGCGACCGTGATCATGGGCGTGGGCATGGTGCTGGGCTTCCGGCCCGGCGGCGGGGTGATGGGCGTGCTGGCGGGCATCGGCCTGCTGGTGGTCTTCTCGTTCGCGTTCTCCTGGATCTGGACCTGGTTGGGCCTCATTCTGCGCAGCGAGAAGTCGGTGATGGGCGTCAGCATGCTGGTGCTGTTCCCGCTGACCTTCCTCAGCAACGTGTTCGTGCAGCCCACCACGATGCCCGGCTGGCTGCAGGCGTTCGTCGACGTCAACCCGATCACCCACCTGGTGGCCGCGGTGCGCTCGGTGATGGCCGGCGCCCCCGACGCCGGGGCGATCACCTGGGTGCTGGTGGCCAGCGCGGTGTGCACCGCCGTGTTCGGCGCGCTGACCATGTACCGGTACAACCGCAAGTGA
- a CDS encoding ATP-binding protein — protein MGQAVTAGLIGRAHPSAVLHDEVGRALAGQGGLVLVVGEAGIGKTTLLTAAMAQARAAGALVVAGTCWDEQSAPGFWPWTQVLRAIRRGVGEDGWAAARQAGGTGLSVLLGEGGPDAVEAALDGEFPLFDAVTSALVALSQRRPVVVALDDLHWADAASLRLLRFAAQHTWSERVLLIGAYRDVEVDIPGHPLRALMVPLSVKATTVTLTGLARDEVAELMARTAGTAPDPALAAEVHRRTGGNPFFVEQTARLWHSGGGVTAVAPGVRDALTRRLALLPADVTGLLSTAAVLGREFDQPVLAATAAVPAAEMDRLLAQAEEARLVAALGSGRYGFTHDLVREALHDGLSEPARQELHAAVVRAAAASPELAELVLPADLARHAYAAGPLLEPEVAVARLLAAATDAGDRLATDEAIAHYRRALELVREPVRRVRVLIDLGRGVYHVGDKAEGWRLFEEAAGLARETGDGELLAWVALIVFRHGRDGDAHTELRRTLLRDAYRSLIGDGADAATPEQLAQSLVVRTELLARTGRDDEALMFSLWARHDISWGPGGAREREALTAEMEQVSRRSADTGTEALAASFRWVALLELGDPAYLQQLRAFVAAAERDGSLRMRISLLVDQAIIATTTGRFDEAEELLAQLRDIEGHGHADFAFMQYHLDWALAMQRGRFDEAWRLLAQLEARDHPYLPLVQAITAVERGDPDAALRLIATAEARNEHDPYPTSVTRLWLRLRAQLATATADPDRCAKAREALTPYRGEWALSLWGCDVSGPLDLWLAEVDAAARRWDDAVAEYTAAAESAERMQARPWAVRARAGLARALTERDGPGDTQIAAALRDQVSREAAELGMAHLTTTAPGREDGAASDSRDGTDLRPADTACEFRREDATWRLRYAGRTVHLPDAKGLRDLHELLSRPGTDIPAVELADPPGGAAAVAARRMGADPVLDETAKAHYRRRLAQLDDELDDAARRDDTARGAALESEREALLAELRAAAGLGGRTRRLGDDGERARKAVTGRIRDTLRRLDDLHPELAAHLRASVSTGTACGYHPQTPPPWRL, from the coding sequence GTGGGACAGGCTGTGACCGCGGGGTTGATCGGGCGCGCCCACCCGTCGGCGGTGCTGCACGACGAGGTCGGCCGGGCCCTGGCCGGGCAGGGCGGCCTGGTGCTGGTCGTCGGCGAGGCAGGCATCGGCAAGACGACCCTGCTCACCGCCGCGATGGCCCAGGCGCGCGCCGCCGGGGCCCTGGTGGTCGCCGGGACCTGCTGGGACGAGCAGAGCGCGCCCGGGTTCTGGCCGTGGACGCAGGTGCTGCGGGCGATCCGCCGCGGCGTCGGCGAGGACGGCTGGGCGGCGGCCCGGCAGGCCGGCGGGACCGGGCTGTCGGTCCTGCTCGGCGAGGGCGGCCCGGACGCCGTCGAAGCGGCGCTGGACGGCGAGTTCCCGCTGTTCGACGCGGTCACCAGCGCCCTGGTCGCGCTGTCGCAGCGCCGCCCGGTCGTGGTGGCGCTGGACGACCTGCACTGGGCCGACGCGGCGTCGCTGCGGCTGCTCCGGTTCGCCGCGCAGCACACCTGGTCGGAGCGGGTGCTGCTGATCGGCGCCTACCGCGACGTCGAGGTGGACATTCCCGGGCACCCGCTGCGGGCGCTGATGGTGCCGCTGTCGGTGAAGGCCACCACGGTCACCCTCACCGGACTCGCTCGCGACGAGGTCGCCGAGCTGATGGCCCGCACCGCGGGGACCGCCCCGGACCCGGCCCTGGCCGCCGAGGTGCACCGGCGCACCGGCGGCAATCCGTTCTTCGTGGAGCAGACGGCACGGCTGTGGCACAGCGGCGGCGGGGTGACCGCGGTCGCGCCGGGGGTGCGCGATGCGCTGACCCGGCGGCTGGCGCTGCTCCCGGCGGACGTCACGGGGCTGCTGTCCACCGCGGCGGTGCTCGGCCGCGAGTTCGATCAACCAGTGCTCGCGGCGACCGCCGCCGTCCCCGCGGCCGAGATGGACCGGCTGTTGGCGCAGGCCGAGGAGGCCCGCCTGGTCGCCGCGCTCGGCTCGGGGCGATACGGCTTCACCCACGACCTGGTCCGCGAGGCGCTGCACGACGGGCTGTCCGAGCCCGCCCGGCAGGAGCTGCACGCGGCGGTGGTCCGGGCGGCCGCGGCGTCGCCAGAGCTGGCGGAGCTGGTGCTGCCCGCGGACCTGGCCCGGCACGCGTATGCCGCCGGCCCGCTGCTGGAACCGGAGGTCGCGGTGGCGCGGCTGCTGGCGGCGGCCACGGACGCGGGCGACCGCCTGGCCACCGACGAGGCGATCGCGCACTACCGGCGGGCCCTGGAGCTGGTGCGGGAGCCCGTCCGGCGGGTGCGGGTGCTCATCGACCTGGGCCGCGGCGTGTACCACGTGGGCGACAAGGCGGAGGGCTGGCGGCTGTTCGAGGAGGCCGCCGGGCTGGCCCGCGAGACCGGCGACGGGGAGCTGCTGGCCTGGGTGGCCTTGATCGTCTTCCGGCACGGCCGCGACGGCGACGCGCACACGGAGTTGCGACGCACGCTGCTGCGTGACGCGTACCGGTCCCTGATCGGCGACGGTGCGGACGCGGCCACCCCGGAACAGCTGGCGCAGAGCCTGGTCGTGCGCACCGAGCTGCTGGCCCGCACGGGCCGTGACGACGAGGCGCTGATGTTCAGCCTGTGGGCGCGCCACGACATCAGCTGGGGGCCCGGCGGCGCGCGGGAGCGCGAGGCGCTGACCGCCGAGATGGAGCAGGTCAGCCGCCGCTCGGCGGACACCGGCACCGAGGCGCTGGCCGCGTCGTTCCGCTGGGTGGCGCTGCTGGAGCTGGGCGACCCGGCCTACCTGCAACAGTTGCGCGCGTTCGTGGCGGCGGCCGAGCGCGACGGCAGCCTGCGCATGCGCATCTCGCTGCTGGTCGACCAGGCCATCATCGCCACCACGACGGGCCGGTTCGACGAGGCCGAGGAACTGCTCGCGCAGCTGCGGGACATCGAGGGCCACGGCCACGCCGACTTCGCGTTCATGCAGTACCACCTGGACTGGGCGCTGGCCATGCAGCGGGGTCGCTTCGACGAGGCGTGGCGGCTGCTGGCGCAGCTGGAGGCGCGAGATCACCCGTACCTGCCGCTGGTCCAGGCGATCACCGCGGTGGAGCGCGGGGACCCGGACGCGGCGCTGCGGCTGATCGCGACCGCTGAGGCGCGTAACGAGCACGACCCGTACCCGACCTCGGTCACCCGGTTGTGGCTGCGCCTGCGGGCGCAGCTGGCGACCGCCACCGCGGATCCGGACCGGTGCGCGAAGGCACGGGAGGCGCTGACGCCGTATCGCGGCGAGTGGGCGCTGTCGCTGTGGGGCTGCGACGTCAGCGGCCCGCTGGACCTCTGGCTGGCCGAGGTCGACGCGGCGGCGCGGCGCTGGGACGACGCCGTCGCCGAGTACACGGCGGCCGCGGAGTCGGCCGAGCGGATGCAGGCCCGGCCCTGGGCGGTGCGGGCCCGCGCGGGACTGGCCCGCGCCCTGACCGAACGGGACGGCCCGGGCGACACACAGATCGCTGCTGCGCTCCGGGACCAGGTGTCCCGCGAAGCAGCCGAGCTGGGCATGGCGCACCTGACCACGACCGCCCCGGGACGGGAAGACGGCGCGGCGAGCGACAGCCGGGACGGCACGGACCTTCGGCCCGCGGACACCGCGTGCGAGTTCCGGCGGGAGGACGCCACCTGGCGGCTGCGGTACGCGGGCCGCACCGTGCACCTTCCCGACGCCAAAGGCCTGCGCGACCTGCACGAGCTACTGAGCCGCCCCGGCACCGACATCCCCGCGGTGGAGCTGGCCGACCCGCCCGGCGGGGCGGCGGCCGTCGCGGCCCGGCGGATGGGCGCCGATCCGGTGCTGGACGAGACCGCGAAGGCACACTACCGGCGACGGCTCGCCCAGCTCGACGACGAACTCGACGACGCCGCGCGGCGCGACGACACGGCCCGCGGGGCGGCGCTGGAGTCCGAACGCGAGGCGCTACTGGCGGAGCTGCGGGCGGCCGCGGGCCTCGGCGGGCGCACCCGCCGGCTGGGTGACGACGGCGAGCGCGCCCGCAAGGCGGTCACCGGCCGTATCCGCGACACGCTGCGGCGGCTCGACGACCTGCACCCGGAACTGGCCGCGCATCTGCGGGCGAGTGTGTCGACCGGCACCGCCTGCGGTTACCACCCGCAGACGCCGCCGCCCTGGCGGCTGTGA
- a CDS encoding SDR family NAD(P)-dependent oxidoreductase: protein MRTEGRRVALVTGANRGIGFEVARQLGRSGFEPVVASRDRGLGAAAVARLADDGVLAHSVELDVTDEATVRAAADWIERRYGRLDVLVNNAAVAVDDVPPSRLSVESFRRTFETNVIGVFAVTTVMLPLLRAADAGRIVNLSSGSASLSLTSADWPAEWNAAAYPSSKSAVNALTVQFAVELRPTAVKVNAVDPGYTLTDMSPGATRTAAEAAAVVVRYATLDADGPTGGFFNAQGPIPW from the coding sequence GTGCGTACTGAGGGCAGGCGGGTCGCTCTGGTGACCGGGGCGAATCGCGGGATCGGGTTCGAGGTCGCCCGGCAGCTCGGGCGGTCGGGGTTCGAGCCGGTCGTCGCCTCGCGTGATCGCGGGCTGGGCGCGGCGGCGGTGGCACGGCTGGCCGACGACGGCGTGCTCGCCCACAGCGTCGAGCTGGACGTCACCGACGAGGCGACGGTCCGGGCGGCCGCCGACTGGATCGAGCGCCGGTACGGCCGGCTGGACGTGCTGGTCAACAACGCGGCGGTCGCGGTCGACGACGTCCCGCCGAGCCGGCTGTCCGTCGAGTCGTTCCGGCGTACCTTCGAGACCAATGTGATCGGTGTCTTCGCGGTGACGACGGTGATGCTTCCGCTGCTGCGGGCGGCGGACGCCGGCCGCATCGTCAACCTCTCGTCAGGGTCCGCGTCGCTGAGTCTGACCAGCGCCGACTGGCCGGCCGAGTGGAACGCGGCCGCCTATCCGTCCTCGAAGTCCGCGGTCAACGCGCTGACCGTCCAGTTCGCCGTCGAGTTGCGGCCGACCGCCGTCAAGGTCAACGCCGTCGATCCCGGGTACACGCTGACGGACATGTCACCTGGTGCGACCCGCACCGCAGCCGAGGCCGCCGCGGTGGTGGTCCGGTACGCCACGCTGGACGCGGACGGCCCGACCGGCGGATTCTTCAACGCGCAGGGCCCGATTCCCTGGTAG